ACCGAGTTGCCGACGCCCTTGGATACGACGAAGCCGACGCGAGGTCCCCCGGATCGGGAGATCTGCGCGTCGGCTCCGTCGCCGCCGTCGCCGGCGGCATCGAAATAGTGCAGGACGATCGTCCTGCGGCCGAACCTGCGCCCCCGGCGGACCGTGGCGGAGAAGTCTCCGGAACGATGCAGCTTGTGCTGCGCGGGGAGCACGGGCTCGAGTCCGCGGTTACGCGGACAGGCGGGCGCGGCCCTTGTTGCGGCGGGCGGCGACCACGGCGCGGCCCGAACGGGTGCGCATGCGGGTACGGAAGCCGTGCACGCGGGCACGACGGCGGTTATTCGGCTGGAACGTCCGCTTCGACACGGGTGACACTCCTTGGGTTTCAGGGGCCGGCGGCGGGGTGCCCCGATGACCGGCCCATACGATTGTTTTCACACCCGCCGCCGGGACCGTCCGGCGAAACCGGACATCCCCATGAGACGGGCCCGCTAGGC
This genomic stretch from Corynebacterium hansenii harbors:
- the rpmH gene encoding 50S ribosomal protein L34, with the protein product MSKRTFQPNNRRRARVHGFRTRMRTRSGRAVVAARRNKGRARLSA
- the rnpA gene encoding ribonuclease P protein component, with the protein product MLPAQHKLHRSGDFSATVRRGRRFGRRTIVLHYFDAAGDGGDGADAQISRSGGPRVGFVVSKGVGNSVVRHAVTRKLRHVVMDMLDDVPSTADMVVRALPASAGATSEELANDVRKALSRALRR